A section of the Pedobacter sp. HDW13 genome encodes:
- the yidD gene encoding membrane protein insertion efficiency factor YidD, with translation MKFINKLFGWFFLGLIKVYQYAVSPMLGANCRFTPTCSQYGIEAIKKYGPFKGGWMALKRIGRCHPWGKHGHDPVP, from the coding sequence ATGAAGTTCATCAATAAACTGTTTGGTTGGTTCTTTTTAGGCTTGATAAAAGTATACCAGTATGCCGTTTCGCCTATGCTAGGTGCAAATTGCAGGTTTACACCAACCTGTTCGCAGTACGGAATAGAAGCCATTAAAAAGTACGGGCCCTTTAAAGGTGGCTGGATGGCGCTTAAGCGCATTGGCCGCTGTCATCCCTGGGGCAAACATGGGCACGATCCGGTTCCTTAG